The DNA region GCCATTGCCTACTATCACACTACCGGAAATGTTTGTCTGGTTAGAAAGAATCCACGCAGCTTTTGCAAATGTGTGATTTTTGTAAGTGTTTGTTACATAGAAATCCTGGGTTACAGAGTACTGGATTTTCGAGCCATTCCAAACCATATGGTGGATAACACCAGCGGGATTATCATGAACTATTATCATTCCGTGAGTTCCCTTTGCCATGAATATGCTTCCCATGATTTTCACTTCATAAACTGCGAAATCTGGTTTGATTGAGGCAAAGATTTTCCATGTTTCGAAATTGCCATCCCTTGAATACAGCTTCACAGTGTAGTCATATATTTCCCCAGTGCTCTCGTTGAATTTGAACTCAACAAATCTGCCTTTTGCGTTCCCATCGTTGTAGTTGAACCAGCCAAAATACCTTGTCTCCTTGCATCGCTCCTGCCACATCTTGTTTGCTTCATCAGGCTTTGACCAATTCAACCCATTGTCTCCAGGGGAAGAATGTCCTGGCGTCTCGGGTATCTGTGGAGGAGTTGCTGTACTCACTGGTAGAAGCAGTAGCATTGCAATTCCGAGCACAATTCCGATTTCCAATACTTTTTTTCCTGTCATTTTCATCACCATTAAACAGATTCGATGAAATATATAACTAATTTTTGGTACAAAAACCGAACTGGTTGGTACAAAATCCGAACAAAAATCAGAGGTTAAAATACTCTTTCAAGGCACTTTTTAGTTCCTTAACTTTCTCCTCTACTACCTTACGGGTTTTAAGGGTACCAGTAACCGCACTTGATAGTGGATCAAAATCTTCTGTAACAACGAGAGTTTTGCCTCCAAGTGCATTCACGATGACATTGGCAAGCACAGGATTATTCTGGTTGTAACCACCTTCTTGAAGAATCACCAATTTTCCAAGTTTTGCAAGTTTTTCCACCAATGTTCTGTAACCACTAGCAGTTAACTTTAAGCCCACATTTGGTTCTGAAAAATGGGCGTCAAACCCATTAAGGCCGAGAATCAAATCTGGTTTGTACTGTTTTATGAGTGGAATCACAAGTTCTTCCAGAACCACGAGGTACTCATCATTTCCAGAGCCAGGAGGCATCTCCATATTTGCGGTATAGCCTCTACCTTCTCCATGCCCTATCTGGTAAAGAAAACCGTCATGGGGATAGAAATCATGAGGGTCTCTATGAATTGAAAATTTATAGACATCTGGGTCTTCGTAAAAGATACGCATTGTCCCGTTGCCTGCGTGGGCATCCCAGTCACAGATAAAGACCCTTCTTGCTTTCTTCATCTCCCTCAGATATGCAATTGCAATTGCAGCATTGTTAAAGAGGCAGTAACCTCCAAACTTATCTGAGGTTGCGTGATGACCTGGCGGTCTAGTTAGTGCATAACCAAAGTCTGC from Thermoplasmata archaeon includes:
- a CDS encoding histone deacetylase; protein product: MTIATPMKNMIYPCCIRVLVVKLNLYYCSEHELHFPSSASPENPDRIKKIYRYLVNRQESMPFLKIVDKVKPATESDLLRIHEASYLEFIKKAVERGNTFLGDSTYLSRGSIIAAEFAAGAAIAACTDVIDEKADFGYALTRPPGHHATSDKFGGYCLFNNAAIAIAYLREMKKARRVFICDWDAHAGNGTMRIFYEDPDVYKFSIHRDPHDFYPHDGFLYQIGHGEGRGYTANMEMPPGSGNDEYLVVLEELVIPLIKQYKPDLILGLNGFDAHFSEPNVGLKLTASGYRTLVEKLAKLGKLVILQEGGYNQNNPVLANVIVNALGGKTLVVTEDFDPLSSAVTGTLKTRKVVEEKVKELKSALKEYFNL